A window of the Mucilaginibacter sp. cycad4 genome harbors these coding sequences:
- a CDS encoding HAD hydrolase-like protein: protein MSIKLVVFDIAGTTVKDDHEVSKAFRAAMQKSGYEVELEKIDPLMGYEKTLAIRKMLTEHEADQSVITDELVTTIHKEFVQQMINFYQFEPGIEPLPNVEETFAKLHEQGVKVGINTGFSRDIADTIVNRLQWHEKGLIDYVVGSDEVELGRPHPFMIRKMMLEANITDAMEVAKVGDTEVDVREGQNTGCKYSIGVTTGIFTRAELETYNPTHIIDDIAQVVDIINQ from the coding sequence ATGAGCATAAAATTAGTGGTATTTGATATAGCCGGTACTACGGTTAAAGACGATCATGAGGTAAGTAAGGCTTTCAGGGCTGCTATGCAAAAGTCAGGTTATGAAGTTGAACTGGAGAAAATAGACCCATTGATGGGTTATGAGAAAACCCTCGCTATCCGTAAAATGCTTACCGAACATGAGGCCGATCAGTCAGTTATTACCGACGAGCTGGTAACTACCATACATAAAGAATTTGTACAGCAAATGATTAACTTTTACCAGTTTGAGCCGGGTATTGAACCGCTGCCAAACGTTGAAGAAACTTTTGCCAAACTGCACGAGCAAGGTGTTAAAGTGGGCATCAATACCGGCTTCTCGCGAGATATTGCCGATACTATTGTTAACCGGCTGCAATGGCATGAGAAAGGCCTGATCGATTACGTTGTTGGCTCGGACGAGGTTGAACTTGGTCGCCCGCATCCTTTCATGATCCGGAAAATGATGCTCGAAGCAAATATAACCGATGCAATGGAAGTTGCTAAAGTAGGCGATACCGAGGTTGACGTACGCGAAGGGCAAAACACCGGCTGCAAATATTCCATAGGTGTAACCACCGGCATTTTTACCCGCGCCGAGCTGGAAACCTATAACCCAACCCATATTATTGACGATATTGCACAGGTAGTTGACATCATAAACCAGTAA
- a CDS encoding aldo/keto reductase — MMRIHLGKNGPLVSKLGLGCMRMSSVWGSTANDENESVATIQAALDNGINFLNTGDFYGAGHNELLVGKAVKGRRDDAFISVKFGAIFYNGQWLGLDLRPIAIKNFINYSLVRLGIDTIDLYQPCRLDNSVPVEDVIGTVADLIKEGKVRHLGVSEITADQLRKANSIHPVTALEIGYSLADRQIENDLLPTAKELGIGVVAFANTAEGLLTGDMKAPLPADSYHNHFSRFQGENLVKNLERVEVLKQMAGDKGYTPTQLAIAWVNAQDDNIMPLVSMSRRSRLPENIQAMQIEFSADEMNTLNTAFAQGAILGGTYLQR; from the coding sequence ATGATGAGAATACATTTGGGCAAAAATGGCCCGCTGGTTTCAAAACTGGGGTTGGGCTGTATGCGCATGTCATCAGTTTGGGGCAGTACAGCTAACGACGAAAACGAAAGTGTCGCCACTATACAGGCGGCGTTAGATAACGGCATCAACTTTTTAAACACCGGCGATTTTTATGGCGCCGGTCATAATGAGCTATTGGTAGGCAAGGCTGTTAAAGGCCGCCGCGACGACGCCTTTATCAGCGTAAAATTTGGCGCCATTTTTTATAATGGCCAATGGCTTGGCTTAGATCTCCGCCCTATAGCCATCAAAAACTTCATCAATTATTCGTTAGTACGATTAGGTATCGATACCATCGATCTGTATCAACCCTGCCGCCTGGATAACAGCGTTCCGGTAGAAGATGTGATAGGTACCGTTGCCGACCTGATTAAGGAAGGAAAAGTACGCCATCTTGGTGTTTCTGAAATTACTGCAGATCAATTACGCAAAGCCAACAGCATACACCCTGTAACCGCGCTGGAAATTGGATACTCGTTAGCCGACAGGCAAATTGAAAACGACCTGCTGCCTACTGCTAAAGAACTGGGGATAGGCGTAGTAGCGTTTGCCAACACCGCCGAAGGTTTACTTACCGGCGATATGAAAGCACCGCTTCCGGCAGATAGTTATCATAACCATTTTTCGCGTTTCCAGGGAGAAAACCTGGTGAAAAATCTTGAAAGGGTTGAAGTATTAAAACAGATGGCCGGCGACAAAGGCTACACGCCTACACAGCTTGCCATAGCATGGGTAAACGCCCAGGATGATAATATTATGCCGCTGGTGAGCATGAGTCGCAGATCGCGCCTGCCTGAAAACATACAGGCTATGCAAATTGAATTTAGTGCTGATGAAATGAATACACTCAACACCGCTTTTGCCCAGGGGGCAATATTAGGTGGTACATACCTGCAACGATAA
- a CDS encoding AraC family transcriptional regulator, with product MRKEKVGFFEHSTLVLQVSGQFSIETANQKISMKGGEMMLIRKNQLGELIKMPVDGGDYQTIIICLKEDMLRQLALEEQIEPGQKYTGQPNIRIPENEFLRGFFQSVIPYVHHPNEKITKQLGMLKVREAVHLLLHTMPELKDFLFDFSEPHKIDLEKFMLSNFHFNIPVEKFAQLTGRSLAGFKRDFQKTFDTSPRHWLQARRLAEARHLIENKNRKPSEIYLDLGFESLAHFSHSFKKEFGKAPTEWMH from the coding sequence ATGAGAAAAGAAAAGGTAGGCTTTTTTGAGCATAGCACCCTGGTACTACAAGTTTCGGGGCAATTCAGCATCGAAACCGCTAATCAAAAAATCTCGATGAAAGGTGGCGAAATGATGCTGATCCGTAAAAATCAATTGGGCGAACTCATCAAAATGCCGGTAGATGGCGGCGACTATCAAACTATCATCATCTGCCTGAAAGAAGATATGCTGCGGCAGCTTGCTTTGGAAGAGCAGATAGAACCGGGGCAGAAATACACCGGTCAACCCAATATCAGGATCCCCGAAAATGAATTTTTACGAGGTTTTTTTCAATCGGTGATCCCTTATGTTCACCATCCCAACGAAAAAATAACCAAGCAACTGGGCATGCTGAAAGTAAGGGAAGCTGTGCACTTACTGCTGCACACTATGCCCGAACTTAAAGATTTTCTGTTCGATTTTTCGGAGCCGCATAAAATCGACCTGGAAAAATTTATGCTCAGCAATTTTCATTTCAATATACCTGTCGAGAAATTTGCGCAACTTACGGGTCGGAGCCTTGCGGGGTTTAAACGCGATTTTCAAAAAACTTTTGATACTTCGCCCCGGCATTGGCTGCAAGCCAGGCGGCTTGCAGAGGCGCGTCACCTCATCGAAAACAAAAACCGGAAACCATCCGAAATTTACCTCGATTTAGGATTTGAGAGCCTGGCCCATTTTTCCCATTCGTTTAAAAAAGAATTTGGCAAAGCACCTACCGAGTGGATGCACTGA
- a CDS encoding XRE family transcriptional regulator: MEEDILIQISNRIKERRREKNITVQELAIRANVSKGLISQIENSRTIPSLIVLIDIIKALEIDLNEFFKDMRSKSDHLPVLVKRKHEYDHFEKEHADGFHYQRIFTQSISQSTVDIVILELEPDATRPLVETEAFEYKYILSGQVAYQFNDDTITLNQGDSMLFDGRISHTPKNMGNTTASMLVVYFFEEKK; this comes from the coding sequence ATGGAAGAAGACATACTGATACAAATCAGTAACCGGATAAAAGAACGCCGCCGCGAAAAAAATATAACCGTACAGGAACTTGCTATAAGGGCCAACGTAAGCAAAGGCCTGATATCACAAATTGAAAACAGCCGCACCATCCCATCGCTCATTGTACTGATAGATATTATTAAAGCACTGGAAATAGACCTGAACGAGTTTTTTAAAGATATGCGTTCAAAAAGCGATCATTTGCCAGTTTTGGTAAAGCGCAAACACGAATACGATCATTTTGAAAAAGAGCATGCCGATGGTTTTCATTACCAGCGCATCTTTACCCAATCGATAAGCCAAAGCACTGTTGATATTGTAATATTGGAGCTTGAACCCGATGCCACCCGCCCGCTTGTTGAAACCGAAGCATTTGAATATAAATATATCCTGTCCGGCCAGGTAGCTTACCAGTTTAATGATGATACCATCACCCTTAACCAGGGCGATAGCATGCTCTTTGACGGACGCATCTCCCATACTCCAAAAAACATGGGCAATACCACAGCCAGTATGCTGGTGGTTTATTTTTTTGAAGAAAAGAAATGA
- a CDS encoding phosphonate degradation HD-domain oxygenase, with the protein MAPSQYNPKAVVDEVFSLYEKFGDADYIGEPVSQLEHMSQAATLAEAEGYDDEVVLAAFFHDIGHLCADAEEAGSMDGMGNVDHERLGADYLLERGFSERVANLVQGHVIAKRYLTYKYPEYYNRLSDASKATLEFQGGVMTAEEAAEFELNQDAELIIRLRYWDDMAKEMHVPVNNVDHLKAIALAHLQVVNG; encoded by the coding sequence ATGGCACCATCTCAATATAATCCGAAAGCTGTAGTTGATGAAGTATTTTCATTATACGAAAAATTTGGCGATGCCGATTATATAGGAGAACCTGTTTCTCAACTGGAACATATGTCGCAGGCTGCAACGTTGGCCGAGGCCGAAGGGTATGATGATGAGGTTGTGCTTGCCGCGTTTTTTCATGATATAGGACATCTTTGTGCCGATGCTGAAGAAGCAGGCAGCATGGATGGCATGGGCAATGTTGATCATGAGCGCCTGGGTGCCGATTACCTGCTGGAGCGTGGTTTTTCTGAAAGGGTTGCCAACCTTGTGCAGGGTCACGTAATTGCCAAAAGATATCTTACCTATAAATACCCCGAATATTATAACCGCCTGTCGGATGCCAGTAAGGCTACCCTCGAGTTTCAGGGAGGCGTGATGACTGCCGAAGAAGCAGCCGAATTTGAATTGAACCAGGATGCAGAGCTTATTATCAGGTTGCGCTACTGGGACGATATGGCCAAGGAAATGCACGTGCCTGTAAATAACGTTGATCATTTAAAAGCTATTGCCCTTGCGCACCTGCAAGTGGTAAACGGATAA
- a CDS encoding SusC/RagA family TonB-linked outer membrane protein, translating to MNKIYQRLRTVITVLLFCVAPSILFGQTKINGTVTDDKHLPLPGVSVRIKDQNKGTVTDIDGRYSITANAGQTLVYSFVGYAPVYVVVDNKTTINVSLIGDSKALNEVVVTALGVKKETRRIGYSTQSVNGADVTMARDPNPITGLTGKVAGLSVGPSAELLGNPSVLIRGNAVSLYVVDGFPINTDTYNISPDDIETYTVLKGPSAAALYGSRAQNGAILITTKKGEKNKKGLTVDINSSTVMNTGFLAFPRTQSTFGPGENTFYTFVDGKGGAPGGVDSDYDVWGPYFAGQLIPQYDSPVVNGVRQGTPWVARGKDNLKNFLKTGYQTNNNVSLGSVGDTYVTRFSVSQQHQTSYIPSQYLDIANANFYAQFTPTKRWRFEANVDFNRQSTDNFPDVQYGPNSIIYNIAVWTGADWNINAPDIKAIWQPGKEGVQSVFAEYTRYHNPYLLTEKWTRGHYKNDVYGYLSGNFKINDNLNVTLRSQIDTYNILRTEDLPFSAHPYGREGNQGDYREDRRNLFDNNTELFVNYNYTIKNFVNLSGLVGSNLRSFNYNSSWTSTDYLNVPEVYAFSNSKNAVQSTNFSSAERVLSGYYSIDATFGKYATLSSTGRIDKSSAFQNVTTYYYPSVSAATVISDYVKLPEVISFLKARASYSTVKADASSSTIGPAPFNAISVYGGSTTTSNPNSNPLFLNPLGYGSTYNSPYNGPSYQLNPFYLTSKPYNSQPAASASDFLYQSNIKTSTRVNYEEGFDIKFLQNRLGLSATTFQYIDGPQILANAISTATGYTTLYLNALKTKKTGYEFSLEGTPIKNLGGFSWNVLVNVGTFKDVYEELPPNQDTYQTFFKKGDRVDKLYGTAFARTPQGQIINDAAGKPLALPVPQYLGNENAKYSWSFSNKLRYKNFNMGFQFDGSVGGVIIDYMHNKTMRGGANIETATGALGDARYKDWQNFGKAGYNGSYVGEGVTVSNGAAINYDPATGKITNYGALQYAPNKQTALVQDYVSKYYNVDESNLMSKTFSKLREVTLGYDFPKAWLDKSFIKKASVSVYGRNLLYFYGDKRFKDVDLDQYNYATSSTVLQSPTVRSYGFNLNVSF from the coding sequence ATGAACAAGATTTACCAGAGATTAAGAACCGTAATAACGGTTTTGTTATTTTGCGTAGCTCCATCTATTTTATTCGGACAAACCAAAATAAACGGTACTGTTACCGATGACAAACACTTGCCGCTGCCGGGCGTAAGTGTAAGAATTAAAGACCAGAATAAAGGTACTGTTACTGATATTGACGGCCGTTATAGTATTACTGCAAACGCAGGTCAAACACTTGTTTACTCGTTTGTGGGTTATGCCCCGGTTTATGTGGTGGTTGATAACAAAACAACTATAAATGTAAGCCTGATTGGCGATAGCAAAGCATTAAATGAGGTTGTTGTAACCGCGCTGGGCGTTAAAAAAGAAACCAGGCGCATTGGTTACTCAACACAATCAGTAAATGGTGCAGATGTTACCATGGCCCGCGACCCTAATCCCATTACAGGTTTAACAGGTAAAGTAGCAGGTTTATCAGTAGGCCCATCTGCCGAACTTTTGGGTAACCCATCTGTATTGATCAGGGGTAACGCTGTTTCATTATATGTAGTAGACGGCTTCCCTATTAACACTGATACCTATAACATCAGCCCTGACGATATCGAAACCTATACTGTATTAAAAGGCCCGTCGGCTGCGGCACTTTACGGTAGCCGCGCACAAAACGGTGCGATTTTGATCACCACTAAAAAAGGTGAAAAAAACAAAAAAGGTTTAACTGTTGATATAAACAGCAGTACGGTAATGAATACCGGCTTCCTTGCTTTCCCACGTACACAAAGCACATTTGGCCCGGGCGAAAATACTTTTTACACCTTTGTTGATGGTAAAGGTGGTGCACCGGGTGGTGTGGATAGTGATTATGACGTTTGGGGCCCATATTTTGCCGGTCAGTTGATCCCTCAGTATGACAGCCCTGTTGTTAATGGCGTACGCCAGGGTACCCCATGGGTTGCACGTGGTAAAGACAACCTGAAAAACTTTTTGAAAACAGGTTATCAAACCAATAACAACGTTTCATTAGGTTCGGTTGGTGATACTTATGTAACCCGTTTTTCAGTTTCACAGCAACACCAAACAAGCTATATCCCTTCTCAATACCTTGATATAGCTAATGCCAACTTTTACGCTCAGTTCACTCCTACAAAACGCTGGAGATTTGAAGCAAACGTTGATTTCAACAGGCAATCAACTGATAACTTTCCGGACGTACAGTACGGCCCTAACAGTATCATTTACAACATTGCTGTATGGACAGGTGCCGACTGGAATATCAATGCACCCGATATCAAAGCCATTTGGCAGCCAGGTAAAGAAGGTGTACAATCGGTATTTGCCGAGTATACCCGTTATCATAACCCTTACCTGTTAACTGAAAAATGGACCCGTGGTCATTACAAAAATGACGTTTACGGTTACTTGTCAGGAAACTTCAAGATCAACGATAACTTAAACGTTACTTTACGTTCGCAAATTGATACATACAACATCCTGCGTACTGAAGACCTGCCTTTTTCGGCCCACCCTTATGGCCGTGAAGGTAACCAGGGCGATTACCGCGAAGACCGCCGTAACCTGTTTGATAATAACACCGAGTTATTTGTAAACTACAACTACACTATCAAAAACTTTGTGAACTTATCAGGTTTAGTTGGTTCAAACCTGCGCAGCTTTAACTACAACTCAAGCTGGACATCAACAGACTATTTGAACGTACCTGAAGTTTATGCTTTCAGCAATTCAAAAAATGCGGTACAGTCAACCAACTTCTCATCGGCCGAACGTGTATTAAGCGGTTACTACTCAATTGATGCTACATTTGGTAAATATGCTACCTTATCAAGCACCGGCCGTATCGATAAATCATCGGCCTTCCAAAACGTAACTACTTATTATTATCCAAGTGTTTCAGCAGCAACTGTGATCTCTGATTACGTTAAACTGCCCGAAGTTATTTCGTTCTTAAAAGCAAGGGCATCTTACTCAACAGTAAAAGCCGATGCTTCAAGCTCAACAATCGGTCCTGCTCCTTTTAATGCGATTTCGGTTTACGGCGGTTCAACAACTACCAGCAACCCTAATTCAAACCCATTATTCTTAAACCCGCTTGGTTACGGCAGTACTTATAACTCACCTTATAATGGCCCAAGCTATCAGCTTAACCCATTCTACTTAACCAGCAAACCATATAACAGCCAGCCTGCAGCTTCTGCATCTGACTTTTTGTATCAGTCAAACATCAAAACTTCAACCCGTGTTAACTATGAAGAAGGTTTCGATATCAAATTCTTACAAAACCGTTTAGGTTTATCGGCTACTACTTTCCAATATATTGACGGTCCGCAGATTTTGGCTAACGCTATATCAACGGCTACCGGTTACACTACTTTATATCTTAATGCTTTAAAAACCAAGAAAACCGGTTACGAGTTTTCACTGGAAGGTACCCCTATCAAAAACCTTGGTGGCTTTAGCTGGAATGTTTTGGTTAACGTAGGTACCTTTAAAGACGTTTACGAAGAGTTACCTCCAAACCAGGATACTTACCAAACATTCTTCAAAAAAGGTGATCGTGTAGATAAATTATACGGTACCGCTTTTGCAAGAACTCCGCAAGGTCAAATCATCAATGATGCTGCCGGTAAACCGTTGGCATTACCGGTTCCGCAATATTTAGGTAACGAGAATGCTAAATACTCATGGAGCTTTTCCAACAAACTGCGTTACAAAAACTTTAACATGGGTTTCCAGTTTGACGGTTCGGTTGGTGGCGTGATCATCGACTATATGCATAACAAAACGATGCGCGGCGGTGCAAACATTGAAACCGCTACAGGCGCTTTGGGTGATGCCCGTTATAAAGACTGGCAAAACTTTGGCAAGGCCGGTTATAACGGTAGTTACGTAGGCGAAGGCGTAACCGTGTCAAACGGTGCAGCTATCAACTACGACCCTGCTACCGGTAAAATCACCAACTATGGCGCTTTGCAGTACGCTCCTAATAAGCAAACAGCATTGGTGCAGGATTATGTAAGTAAATATTACAATGTTGATGAATCAAACCTCATGAGCAAAACCTTCTCAAAACTTCGTGAAGTAACCCTTGGTTATGATTTCCCTAAAGCATGGCTTGATAAATCATTCATCAAAAAAGCATCGGTATCGGTTTATGGCCGTAACCTGCTATACTTCTACGGAGACAAACGCTTTAAGGATGTGGATTTAGATCAGTATAACTATGCTACTTCTTCAACTGTATTGCAGTCGCCTACAGTACGTAGCTATGGTTTTAACTTAAATGTATCATTCTAA
- a CDS encoding SusD/RagB family nutrient-binding outer membrane lipoprotein gives MKKIFRILILPAFALLTVTGCKKSFEDLTKNNNVPSVVPASLLFNGILNKMADLPQSEDEIYSQYYLYNYDYYGNNRYDAFANGGDNYYNTLKNVVVMEQRAAATGGAAVNPYEALGKFFRAYFFSKMSLEEGDIPMTDALKGLDNLTPKYDSQKDVMVQSLAWLEAANADLTKLIADPNSGGTGVGATLSNDIYFGSDLAKWQKTVNSFHIRLLLALSKKTADIDVKAQFAAIVGNPTKYPIMTSSDDNLQYKFVAPSNYYPQNPDNFGQNGSRQNSSATYVGLLTKFKDPRVFVTAEPSRYLVDTLKQSPTSFDSFVGADPGLDLGVMYNNATLQRYSFINRKHFYSTYIGEPSIQIGYPELMFNIAEGINRGWATGNAETYYINGIQASYQYYGIPTVAGASIFSAYFYRPGATKGPADQSSYDVFPVTVNWTTYYAQPAVKYADGATGLTQILQQKYLALFRHSGLESYFTYRRTGVPTFTTGPGTGNSSRIPARFEYPQSERTVNATNYKAALTSQFGGSDDINGIMWLLK, from the coding sequence ATGAAAAAGATATTTAGAATTTTAATACTGCCGGCGTTTGCTTTGCTAACAGTAACCGGATGTAAGAAAAGTTTTGAGGACCTTACCAAAAACAATAATGTGCCAAGTGTAGTACCTGCATCATTATTATTTAATGGGATCCTTAATAAAATGGCCGATTTGCCGCAATCTGAAGACGAAATTTATTCGCAATATTACCTTTATAACTATGATTATTATGGTAATAACCGTTATGATGCCTTTGCTAATGGTGGCGATAACTATTATAATACGTTAAAAAACGTAGTAGTAATGGAACAACGTGCTGCTGCAACCGGCGGTGCTGCTGTAAATCCGTATGAGGCTTTGGGGAAATTTTTCAGAGCTTATTTCTTTAGTAAAATGAGCCTTGAAGAAGGTGATATCCCAATGACCGATGCATTAAAAGGTCTGGATAACCTCACTCCAAAATATGATTCACAAAAAGATGTTATGGTGCAGTCGTTAGCATGGCTTGAAGCTGCGAATGCCGATTTAACCAAACTGATTGCTGATCCAAATTCAGGTGGCACAGGTGTTGGTGCTACTTTATCAAACGATATTTATTTTGGTAGCGATCTGGCAAAATGGCAAAAAACTGTAAATAGCTTCCATATTAGGTTATTACTTGCATTAAGTAAAAAAACTGCTGATATTGATGTGAAAGCACAGTTTGCTGCTATTGTTGGTAACCCAACTAAATATCCTATCATGACCAGCTCTGACGATAACCTGCAATATAAGTTTGTAGCGCCGAGCAATTACTATCCTCAAAACCCGGATAACTTTGGTCAAAACGGATCAAGGCAAAACTCATCGGCAACTTATGTAGGTTTGCTTACTAAATTTAAAGATCCAAGGGTTTTTGTAACCGCCGAGCCTTCACGCTATTTGGTTGATACCTTGAAACAAAGCCCAACAAGTTTTGATTCATTTGTAGGGGCCGATCCGGGTCTTGACCTTGGTGTAATGTATAACAACGCAACTTTACAGCGTTATTCATTCATCAACCGTAAGCACTTTTATTCAACTTATATAGGTGAGCCAAGTATCCAGATAGGATATCCGGAGCTGATGTTCAACATTGCCGAAGGTATTAACCGTGGTTGGGCTACAGGCAATGCCGAAACTTATTATATTAACGGTATCCAGGCATCGTACCAGTATTATGGTATCCCAACAGTTGCCGGTGCAAGTATATTTTCAGCATACTTTTACAGGCCTGGTGCAACAAAAGGCCCTGCCGATCAGTCGAGCTATGATGTGTTCCCGGTTACTGTTAACTGGACAACCTACTATGCACAACCGGCTGTGAAGTATGCCGATGGTGCAACAGGCCTTACACAAATATTACAGCAAAAATATCTTGCATTGTTCCGTCACTCAGGACTTGAGTCATATTTCACTTATCGTCGTACAGGTGTGCCAACCTTTACTACCGGTCCTGGTACAGGTAATAGCAGCCGTATCCCTGCGCGTTTTGAATATCCTCAGTCAGAGCGCACCGTTAATGCTACAAACTACAAAGCGGCATTAACAAGCCAGTTTGGCGGCAGTGATGATATCAATGGTATCATGTGGTTGCTTAAATAA
- a CDS encoding alkaline phosphatase family protein: MKKLILMVLFSASFTTLFAQAHKTQNVVIVTIDGLRWQEVFRGADSAIINSNDTQDKNEVRKNFWTDAAADRRKLLMPFFWSTVVEKGQLYGNRDLGSKDEVANPYHFSYPGYNEIFTGFPDKRMNTNDGIYNPNMNVLEFLNKQKGFENKVAAFASWERFSQILSPKRAGVLVNAGFMPLDVPGMNDRLKHLNELQLEAPRYISDSTRIDFLTFEFAKNYMMQYKPRALYVSFDEPDDMAHGGNYKFYLDRIKQEDGFIKQLWDYIQSEPAYKNKTTLIITCDHGRGDEPTKKWHDHGSDVLHSEQTWFAVIGPDTPPSGEMKLAQATYHKQLAQTIANLLGFDFKAAAGHEVGDAIGSVTGKK, from the coding sequence ATGAAAAAGCTAATCTTAATGGTGCTGTTTTCAGCATCTTTTACAACCCTCTTCGCACAAGCACACAAAACCCAAAACGTAGTTATTGTCACTATCGATGGTTTACGCTGGCAGGAAGTTTTCCGCGGTGCCGATTCGGCTATCATCAACTCAAACGATACCCAGGATAAGAATGAGGTTCGTAAAAACTTCTGGACGGATGCCGCAGCCGATCGCCGTAAACTGCTGATGCCTTTCTTTTGGAGTACGGTAGTTGAAAAAGGGCAGCTGTACGGTAACCGTGATCTGGGCAGCAAAGATGAGGTTGCCAACCCCTATCATTTTTCATACCCGGGATACAATGAAATATTTACCGGTTTCCCCGATAAACGGATGAATACCAACGATGGTATTTATAATCCTAACATGAACGTACTTGAGTTTCTGAACAAGCAAAAAGGTTTTGAAAACAAAGTAGCCGCATTTGCATCGTGGGAGCGATTTTCACAGATTTTAAGCCCGAAACGTGCCGGTGTTTTAGTTAATGCGGGTTTTATGCCTTTGGATGTTCCTGGTATGAACGACCGCCTGAAACACTTGAATGAGCTGCAACTGGAAGCTCCCCGTTATATCAGCGATTCAACCCGGATCGATTTTCTGACCTTTGAGTTTGCTAAAAACTATATGATGCAGTACAAACCGCGTGCATTATATGTATCATTTGATGAACCTGACGATATGGCCCACGGGGGCAACTATAAATTTTACCTTGACCGTATTAAACAGGAAGATGGTTTTATAAAACAGCTTTGGGACTATATCCAATCAGAGCCTGCTTATAAAAACAAAACTACCCTGATCATTACCTGCGACCACGGTAGGGGCGATGAGCCTACGAAGAAATGGCATGACCACGGATCGGACGTATTACACTCGGAACAAACCTGGTTTGCGGTTATCGGCCCGGATACCCCGCCCTCCGGCGAAATGAAATTGGCCCAGGCAACCTATCATAAACAACTGGCCCAAACCATAGCCAATTTATTGGGCTTTGATTTTAAGGCTGCTGCCGGTCATGAGGTTGGCGATGCTATTGGAAGTGTTACCGGTAAAAAATAA
- a CDS encoding glycerophosphodiester phosphodiesterase family protein — protein MRFQLVTILGLLWLLPADGWQPNPAPVSKHKFIVAAHRGDHVIYPENTLEGYKEAIKNEADYVEIDLRTTKDGELVSMHDGSINRMTDGKGQLKDFTLAELLQLKVKSKDTASKQIFRIPTFKQILKVCKNRIGIYLDFKAADPEQAYQMIKEYGMEKQVLVYINSAVQFTGWRKAAPKMPLMLSLPDSVKSTAGMKSFINQYHPDILDGSYNQYTVDMVALASEYHIPVWPDIQSAGEGPADWNKALAVGLKGLQTDHPAALVKFLKEKELR, from the coding sequence ATGCGTTTTCAATTAGTAACTATTTTGGGTTTACTATGGTTATTGCCCGCTGATGGGTGGCAACCCAACCCGGCCCCGGTTTCAAAACATAAATTTATTGTTGCCGCCCATCGTGGTGATCATGTTATTTATCCTGAAAACACACTTGAAGGATATAAAGAGGCCATAAAAAATGAGGCCGATTATGTAGAGATAGACTTGCGTACCACTAAAGACGGTGAGTTGGTAAGCATGCATGACGGCAGCATCAACCGCATGACCGATGGCAAAGGCCAGTTAAAAGATTTTACGCTTGCCGAATTGCTGCAGCTAAAGGTGAAAAGTAAGGATACCGCAAGTAAACAAATATTCCGGATCCCAACCTTTAAGCAAATCCTAAAAGTATGCAAAAACCGGATAGGAATTTACCTTGACTTTAAGGCTGCCGATCCGGAACAAGCTTATCAGATGATCAAAGAATACGGCATGGAGAAACAAGTGCTGGTTTATATTAACAGTGCTGTCCAGTTTACAGGCTGGCGTAAAGCTGCTCCCAAAATGCCGTTGATGCTGAGCCTGCCCGATAGTGTTAAAAGTACTGCCGGGATGAAGAGTTTTATCAATCAGTATCATCCTGATATTCTTGACGGATCATACAATCAATATACCGTAGATATGGTCGCATTAGCCAGTGAATATCATATCCCGGTTTGGCCTGATATCCAAAGTGCAGGTGAAGGCCCGGCAGATTGGAACAAAGCCTTGGCTGTGGGTTTAAAAGGCTTACAGACCGATCACCCGGCGGCCTTAGTGAAATTTTTGAAAGAGAAGGAGCTGAGGTAA